One Actinosynnema pretiosum DNA segment encodes these proteins:
- a CDS encoding NADPH-dependent F420 reductase translates to MTGTLGLIGAGMIGGTLARQAVARGLEVVLSNSRGADSLAEFVAELGPRARAATPAEAARAGDLVVATVPLHALDQLPADALVGRIVIDTMNYYPQRDRAIAELDSNSVTSSELVQRGLPGARVVKAFNSISFFNLANAARPSGAPDRSALPIAGDDVEAKAAVVELLDVLGFDAVDTGSLADSWRSEPGTPVYVQPYLPGTPPEGAGQEEALRWLRENPGEPVPAARVRELVAEAVRGKAGGVLPGRF, encoded by the coding sequence ATGACCGGAACGCTGGGGCTCATCGGGGCCGGGATGATCGGCGGGACTCTCGCGCGTCAAGCTGTCGCGCGAGGGCTCGAGGTTGTGCTGAGCAACTCCAGAGGGGCGGACAGCCTCGCGGAGTTCGTCGCGGAGCTGGGACCGCGGGCTCGCGCCGCCACCCCGGCGGAGGCCGCGCGTGCCGGTGACCTGGTTGTCGCGACCGTGCCGCTGCACGCGCTCGACCAGCTGCCCGCGGACGCGCTCGTCGGGCGGATCGTGATCGACACGATGAACTACTACCCGCAGCGGGACCGGGCGATTGCCGAGCTGGACTCGAACTCGGTGACGTCCAGCGAGCTGGTCCAGCGCGGGCTGCCCGGTGCGCGGGTGGTGAAGGCGTTCAACAGCATCAGCTTCTTCAACCTGGCCAACGCCGCACGTCCGTCGGGCGCGCCGGACCGCAGCGCGCTGCCGATCGCGGGTGACGACGTCGAGGCCAAGGCGGCGGTGGTCGAACTGCTGGACGTGCTGGGGTTCGACGCCGTGGACACGGGATCGCTCGCCGACAGCTGGCGCAGCGAGCCGGGGACGCCGGTGTACGTGCAGCCGTACCTGCCGGGCACGCCACCGGAGGGGGCGGGGCAGGAGGAGGCGCTGCGGTGGTTGCGCGAGAACCCCGGTGAGCCGGTTCCCGCGGCGCGGGTCCGGGAGCTGGTCGCCGAAGCCGTGCGCGGCAAGGCGGGTGGGGTGCTGCCGGGAAGGTTCTGA
- a CDS encoding TetR/AcrR family transcriptional regulator: MKAEPDRRPRADAARNIEHILCAAREVFARVGPDAPLDEVAKHAGVGVRTLHRHFPRKEDLVRATLDRALTPDFAHAITRANSTPNPLQALTALIEETLTLVDRERPTLAAASNPSALTSAIAEPLLDTLTELTEKAQRATLIRPDLTPHDVHRLLGMLTSVLWGMAPGDQGWRRYLVLLLDALSPTATTPLPPASPPHPASTGAECVPARRTGTSGTPRP; encoded by the coding sequence GTGAAGGCGGAGCCCGACCGACGACCGCGCGCCGACGCCGCGCGCAACATCGAGCACATCCTGTGCGCCGCGCGCGAGGTCTTCGCCCGCGTCGGTCCGGACGCTCCCCTCGACGAGGTGGCCAAGCACGCGGGCGTGGGCGTGCGCACCCTGCACCGCCACTTCCCGCGCAAGGAAGACCTGGTCAGGGCAACCCTGGACCGCGCCCTCACCCCGGACTTCGCCCACGCCATCACCAGGGCGAACTCCACCCCGAACCCGCTCCAGGCCCTCACCGCGCTGATCGAGGAAACCCTCACCCTCGTGGACCGCGAACGCCCCACCCTGGCAGCCGCGAGCAACCCCAGCGCCCTGACCTCGGCCATCGCCGAACCCCTGCTCGACACCCTGACCGAGCTGACCGAAAAAGCCCAACGCGCAACCCTGATCCGCCCGGACCTCACCCCGCACGACGTGCACCGCCTGCTGGGGATGCTGACCAGCGTCTTGTGGGGCATGGCGCCTGGCGACCAGGGCTGGCGCAGGTACCTGGTCCTGCTCCTGGACGCCCTGTCCCCAACCGCAACCACCCCACTCCCACCCGCAAGCCCGCCCCACCCCGCGAGCACGGGAGCGGAGTGCGTCCCCGCACGGCGAACCGGTACGTCCGGAACCCCGCGCCCCTGA
- a CDS encoding flavodoxin family protein codes for MARALVVYESMFGNAKLIAEAIARGLSIWRSTDVLEVGVAPDVLPSDLDLLVVGAPTHAFGLSRPGTRKAATQYQEQVLSSRRGMREWLAVVEQERIGVEAVAFDTGIRFAPGSAARVATLALRKLRFEVRYQPKSFDVVTAIGPLLDGEAERAEEWGRAIAEASFSRN; via the coding sequence ATGGCACGGGCATTGGTGGTCTACGAGTCCATGTTCGGCAACGCCAAGCTGATCGCCGAGGCGATCGCGCGCGGCCTGTCGATCTGGCGATCCACCGACGTGCTCGAAGTCGGCGTCGCGCCGGACGTCCTGCCCTCGGACCTCGACCTGCTCGTCGTCGGCGCGCCGACCCACGCGTTCGGACTCAGCAGGCCCGGCACCCGCAAGGCCGCGACCCAGTACCAGGAGCAGGTGCTCTCCTCCAGGCGCGGGATGCGCGAGTGGCTCGCCGTGGTCGAGCAGGAGCGGATCGGCGTCGAAGCGGTCGCCTTCGACACCGGCATCCGCTTCGCCCCCGGCTCGGCCGCCCGCGTGGCCACGCTCGCCCTGCGCAAGCTGCGCTTCGAGGTCCGCTACCAGCCCAAGTCGTTCGACGTGGTCACCGCGATCGGGCCCCTCCTGGATGGTGAGGCCGAGCGCGCCGAGGAATGGGGACGCGCCATCGCCGAAGCGTCCTTCTCCCGCAACTGA
- a CDS encoding flavodoxin family protein, protein MVQALVVYESMFGNNKALAEAIAEAVGGVAVEVGVAPEALPPEVDLLFVGAPTHALTLSSDATRWAAATEHADGPLVSNGRGMREWLANLTGAEGVTAHPFGTHVKVTWPPSSAARSIGKKLRALGCVVGEPKSFKVTGFTGPFAPGEVERAELWARTALSGAPAR, encoded by the coding sequence ATGGTCCAGGCACTGGTGGTCTACGAGTCCATGTTCGGCAACAACAAGGCCCTCGCGGAGGCGATCGCCGAAGCCGTCGGCGGGGTGGCCGTCGAGGTCGGCGTCGCCCCGGAGGCGCTGCCCCCGGAGGTCGACCTGCTGTTCGTCGGCGCCCCCACCCACGCGCTCACGCTCAGCAGCGACGCCACCCGCTGGGCCGCCGCCACCGAGCACGCCGACGGCCCGCTGGTGTCCAACGGCCGCGGCATGCGCGAGTGGCTGGCGAACCTCACCGGCGCGGAGGGCGTCACCGCTCACCCGTTCGGCACGCACGTCAAGGTCACCTGGCCACCCTCGTCGGCCGCCCGGTCCATCGGCAAGAAGCTGCGCGCCCTGGGCTGCGTGGTCGGCGAGCCGAAGTCCTTCAAGGTCACCGGCTTCACCGGACCGTTCGCGCCCGGCGAGGTCGAGCGGGCCGAGCTGTGGGCGCGCACCGCGCTCAGCGGCGCGCCAGCTCGCTGA
- a CDS encoding sodium:proton exchanger produces MTLSGDRGAFPRRLPVAAAFALPGALLGAADYLGLPHPDLPPPIAAAIFGIAIVAAAFLLSWAAEAAQVDVSAGLAIAVLAMVAVLPEYAVDMVFTFEAGQVYAEHGTCAGQGGANPCSLALANMTGANRILVGIGWPLVVLVAGLAVLRKGRGRERPGTVRPGRVELTPVMSAEVVFLGVATLYSLTLPLRDSLTFFDAAVFVSIFAAYTWRLSKAPAEEPDLHGVSKWVGEQAKRRRRGWVAGLFGFAGLVILACAEHFAQNLVDTGTTLGVDEFLLVQWVAPLASEAPELIVACLYAIRLAASESLGTLLSSKVNQWTLLVGTLPVVFAISSGGVDGLPLDEHQRLELLVTAAQSLFAVSLLVDLGIGAAGAATLFGLFAAQFTTSLLLPAEANRVVVLALSGLYVLLAVVRLARRRAEMARLVRDGVTTPFSELARR; encoded by the coding sequence GTGACCTTGTCCGGTGATCGCGGGGCTTTCCCCAGGAGACTGCCCGTCGCGGCGGCGTTCGCGCTGCCCGGCGCGCTGCTCGGCGCAGCCGACTACCTGGGCCTCCCCCACCCCGACCTCCCGCCGCCGATCGCCGCCGCGATCTTCGGCATCGCCATCGTCGCCGCGGCGTTCCTGCTGTCCTGGGCGGCCGAGGCCGCGCAGGTCGACGTCAGCGCGGGGCTGGCCATCGCGGTGCTCGCCATGGTCGCGGTGCTGCCCGAGTACGCCGTCGACATGGTGTTCACGTTCGAGGCCGGGCAGGTGTACGCCGAGCACGGCACGTGCGCGGGCCAGGGCGGGGCGAACCCGTGCTCGCTGGCGCTGGCCAACATGACCGGCGCGAACCGCATCCTGGTCGGCATCGGCTGGCCGCTCGTGGTGCTGGTCGCCGGGCTCGCCGTGCTGCGCAAGGGGCGCGGGCGCGAGCGGCCGGGGACCGTGCGGCCCGGCCGGGTCGAGCTGACGCCGGTCATGTCCGCCGAGGTGGTGTTCCTGGGCGTGGCCACGCTCTACTCGCTGACCCTGCCGCTGCGCGACAGCCTGACGTTCTTCGACGCCGCCGTGTTCGTGTCGATCTTCGCCGCGTACACCTGGCGGCTGTCCAAGGCGCCCGCCGAGGAGCCGGACCTGCACGGGGTGTCGAAGTGGGTCGGCGAGCAGGCCAAGCGGCGCAGGCGCGGGTGGGTCGCGGGCCTGTTCGGGTTCGCGGGCCTGGTGATCCTGGCCTGCGCGGAGCACTTCGCGCAGAACCTCGTCGACACCGGCACCACGCTCGGCGTCGACGAGTTCCTGCTCGTGCAGTGGGTCGCGCCGCTGGCCAGCGAGGCGCCCGAGCTGATCGTGGCCTGCCTGTACGCGATCCGGCTGGCCGCGTCCGAGTCGCTGGGCACGCTGCTGTCGAGCAAGGTCAACCAGTGGACGCTGCTGGTCGGCACGCTGCCCGTGGTGTTCGCGATCTCCTCGGGCGGCGTGGACGGCCTGCCGCTGGACGAGCACCAGCGGTTGGAGCTGCTGGTCACGGCGGCGCAGTCGCTGTTCGCGGTGAGCCTGCTGGTGGACCTCGGCATCGGCGCGGCGGGCGCGGCGACCCTGTTCGGGCTGTTCGCGGCGCAGTTCACCACCAGCCTGCTGCTGCCCGCCGAGGCGAACCGGGTGGTGGTGCTCGCGCTGTCCGGGCTCTACGTGCTGCTCGCGGTGGTCAGGCTCGCGCGGAGGCGGGCCGAGATGGCCCGCCTCGTCCGCGACGGGGTGACGACGCCGTTCAGCGAGCTGGCGCGCCGCTGA
- a CDS encoding siderophore-interacting protein produces MARDNLSAARTKPEHSALLTLSVLRRERVSPNFVRVTLGGDDLARFTPLGYDQWFRLFIPVAQGSLDGAPDKLTVLSYLRYLTVSKGRRPVLRNYTVRAFRPEGPELDVDFVVHGSPDDGTAGPATAWALTCAEGDQVGVLDEGTGFALPDGVRQVLLVADETGLPAIEGILASLPADVTGRAVVEVPEEGDRRDLAGFSGVEVTWVVRADATAVPGAAARAEVESRPLPEGPFYGWAVGESALPVGLRRHWVGAGVPKENVTFCGYWKAPKKHP; encoded by the coding sequence ATGGCCCGCGACAACCTGTCCGCCGCGAGGACCAAGCCCGAGCACTCGGCGCTGCTCACGCTCTCGGTGCTGCGCAGGGAGCGGGTCTCGCCGAACTTCGTGCGCGTCACCCTCGGTGGCGACGACCTCGCCCGTTTCACCCCCCTGGGTTATGACCAGTGGTTCCGGTTGTTCATCCCGGTCGCCCAGGGCTCGCTCGACGGCGCGCCGGACAAGCTCACCGTGCTGTCGTACCTGAGGTACCTGACCGTGTCCAAGGGTCGCCGTCCCGTCCTGCGCAACTACACGGTCCGCGCCTTCCGCCCCGAGGGGCCTGAACTGGACGTCGACTTCGTCGTGCACGGCTCGCCCGACGACGGCACCGCCGGACCTGCCACCGCGTGGGCGCTGACCTGCGCGGAAGGCGACCAGGTCGGCGTCCTGGACGAGGGGACCGGGTTCGCCCTGCCCGACGGCGTGCGACAGGTGCTGCTCGTCGCGGACGAGACCGGGCTGCCCGCGATCGAGGGAATCCTGGCGTCCCTGCCCGCCGACGTGACCGGCCGCGCGGTCGTCGAGGTGCCGGAGGAGGGCGACCGCAGGGACCTCGCCGGGTTCTCGGGCGTTGAGGTCACCTGGGTGGTGCGCGCGGACGCGACGGCGGTGCCGGGCGCGGCGGCGCGGGCCGAGGTCGAGTCCCGGCCGCTGCCCGAGGGCCCGTTCTACGGGTGGGCCGTCGGCGAGTCGGCGCTGCCGGTCGGACTGCGCAGGCACTGGGTGGGCGCGGGGGTGCCCAAGGAGAACGTCACCTTCTGCGGTTACTGGAAGGCTCCTAAGAAGCACCCCTGA
- a CDS encoding tetratricopeptide repeat protein: MPATTRHFVGRDAEVARLTELAGAGGACVVEGLPGVGKSTLVTAWAHSVADALFPDGQIHLNLHGFAPGRSPVTAEQATHSLLSALRVPVAEIPPDPEDRMALFRDLVHDLALLLVLDNARDSAQVETLLPRGRPFTVVTSRRSLTALRAGCGVETLRLAPMSRAESLGLLARHLGADALDDPAVAELARRCADLPLALSIVAASVSQHPGVDRAAFAWGLAEDGALLASLALDSATADWQAVVNASYRLLPDPAARALRLLALHPGDTFDARAAAALCGTGASGAEAVLRELLSHHLLEAEGARYRFHDLLRVFARDRLAEEEDAGTRERAAEALLDHLLHSAFHADRLVNAHRTPIALGPPPQAPLARTPDPGPPDRRAAVDWLVAELPALVASTRLAADHGRLEHAWKIPWAAVNAFQLRGRWQDWIDSHVVALRATEELGDVGAENRTLRALARAYDEAGRSEEAVPCFTRALANCERAGDDNGRANCLNGRAGSLLRAGRAEEALRDARAALEVHAGRDDLIGRASTTNLLGRVHTALGAPRLGVALHGRALRLFRTAGDRYGQAQAIDAMGRAMTALGRPGSAAVCHRVAVDVHEEVGNHAHAVLSRGLLADALTGAGGGTLAADRCGRLSADG, encoded by the coding sequence TTGCCGGCGACCACCCGGCACTTCGTCGGCCGCGACGCCGAGGTGGCGAGGCTGACCGAGCTCGCGGGCGCGGGCGGCGCGTGCGTGGTCGAGGGCCTGCCCGGCGTCGGCAAGTCCACCCTGGTCACCGCGTGGGCGCACTCGGTCGCCGACGCCCTGTTCCCCGACGGGCAGATCCACCTCAACCTGCACGGTTTCGCACCGGGTCGCTCGCCGGTGACCGCCGAGCAGGCCACGCACTCGCTGCTGTCCGCGCTGCGCGTCCCGGTCGCCGAGATCCCGCCGGACCCCGAGGACCGGATGGCGCTGTTCCGCGACCTGGTCCACGACCTCGCCCTGCTGCTCGTGCTGGACAACGCCCGCGACAGCGCGCAGGTCGAGACCCTGCTGCCCAGGGGCAGGCCGTTCACGGTGGTCACCTCGCGCAGGAGCCTGACCGCACTGCGCGCGGGTTGCGGCGTGGAGACCCTGCGGCTCGCACCGATGAGCCGGGCCGAGTCGTTGGGCCTGCTCGCCCGCCACCTGGGAGCCGACGCGCTCGACGACCCGGCCGTGGCGGAGCTGGCCCGCAGGTGCGCGGACCTGCCGCTGGCGCTGTCGATCGTCGCGGCCTCGGTGTCGCAGCACCCCGGCGTCGACCGCGCGGCCTTCGCCTGGGGCCTGGCCGAGGACGGGGCGCTGCTGGCCTCGCTGGCGCTGGACAGCGCCACCGCCGACTGGCAGGCCGTCGTCAACGCCTCCTACCGGCTGCTCCCGGACCCCGCGGCCCGCGCGCTGCGCCTGCTCGCGCTGCACCCCGGCGACACCTTCGACGCCCGCGCGGCGGCGGCCCTGTGCGGCACGGGCGCGTCCGGCGCGGAGGCGGTGCTGCGCGAACTGCTGTCCCACCACCTCCTGGAGGCCGAGGGCGCCCGCTACCGCTTCCACGACCTGCTGCGCGTGTTCGCCCGCGACCGCTTGGCCGAGGAGGAGGACGCCGGGACCCGCGAGCGGGCCGCCGAGGCCCTGCTGGACCACCTGCTGCACTCCGCCTTCCACGCGGACCGCCTGGTCAACGCCCACCGGACACCCATCGCCCTCGGCCCACCACCCCAGGCGCCGCTCGCCCGCACCCCGGACCCCGGACCGCCGGACCGCCGGGCCGCGGTGGACTGGCTGGTGGCCGAGCTGCCCGCCCTCGTCGCGTCCACGCGGCTCGCCGCCGACCACGGGCGGCTGGAGCACGCCTGGAAGATCCCCTGGGCGGCGGTCAACGCGTTCCAGCTGCGGGGGCGCTGGCAGGACTGGATCGACAGCCACGTCGTCGCGCTGCGCGCCACCGAGGAGCTGGGGGACGTGGGCGCGGAGAACCGGACGCTGCGGGCGTTGGCGCGCGCCTACGACGAGGCCGGGCGGTCGGAGGAGGCGGTGCCCTGCTTCACGCGGGCGCTGGCCAACTGCGAGCGCGCCGGTGACGACAACGGGCGGGCGAACTGCCTCAACGGGCGCGCCGGGAGCCTGCTGCGCGCGGGACGGGCGGAGGAGGCGCTGCGGGACGCGCGGGCCGCGCTGGAGGTGCACGCCGGGCGCGACGACCTGATCGGCCGGGCGAGCACGACGAACCTGCTCGGCCGCGTCCACACCGCGCTCGGCGCGCCACGGCTCGGGGTGGCGCTGCACGGGCGCGCGCTGCGGCTGTTCCGGACCGCGGGGGACCGGTACGGGCAGGCGCAGGCGATCGACGCGATGGGCCGCGCCATGACCGCCCTGGGGAGGCCGGGGTCCGCCGCGGTCTGCCACCGCGTCGCGGTGGACGTGCACGAGGAAGTGGGCAACCACGCCCACGCCGTGCTGTCCCGAGGACTGCTCGCGGACGCGCTGACCGGGGCGGGCGGAGGGACGCTGGCAGCAGACCGGTGTGGGCGGCTGAGCGCTGACGGCTGA
- a CDS encoding HAD domain-containing protein, giving the protein MRPVLLLDADGPLNPFAAGADAKPPGFVEHLFRLRGWSRRRPLRMWLNPDHEAALLDAAGDAELVWATTWGHQANTVVGPAIGLPNLRVVECGSTGGGWKYDAVARFAWQRPLVWLDDDFDLYPTARDAFPAKRADVPTALVRVDPRTGLTEEHLAEVRRHLA; this is encoded by the coding sequence ATGCGCCCCGTGCTGCTGCTCGACGCGGACGGCCCGCTGAACCCGTTCGCGGCAGGCGCTGACGCGAAACCACCGGGCTTCGTCGAGCACCTCTTCCGGTTGCGCGGCTGGAGCAGGCGGCGTCCGCTGCGGATGTGGCTCAACCCCGACCACGAGGCGGCCCTGCTCGACGCGGCGGGTGACGCCGAGCTGGTCTGGGCCACCACCTGGGGGCACCAGGCGAACACGGTGGTCGGTCCGGCGATCGGCCTGCCGAACCTGCGGGTGGTCGAGTGCGGGAGCACCGGCGGTGGCTGGAAGTACGACGCCGTGGCCCGGTTCGCTTGGCAGCGCCCGCTGGTGTGGCTGGACGACGACTTCGACCTGTACCCGACGGCGCGGGACGCGTTCCCGGCCAAGCGGGCGGACGTGCCCACGGCCCTGGTGCGCGTCGACCCGCGCACGGGCCTCACCGAGGAGCACTTGGCCGAGGTGCGCCGCCACCTGGCGTGA
- a CDS encoding PhzF family phenazine biosynthesis protein translates to MSRWFSQVDVFAGTSLRGNPVAVVGDAEGLSDAELARFARWTNLSETVFLLPPTGPADYRVRIFTPSGELPFAGHPTLGACHAWAERFGADKPVVTQECEAGLVRVRRTEGGLAFAAPPLTRSGPVDADLRAHLAEVLDLPVVDAAHVDNGPGWIAVLAPDAGSVLGARVPTARELADAPALGLVGPHPPGSPHLVEVRALFVEGDRVTEDPVTGSLNAGVARWLVDTGRAPDRYAAHQGTVVGADGHVLVERDADDELWIGGATTTVVTGHVALD, encoded by the coding sequence GTGAGCAGGTGGTTCAGCCAGGTGGACGTGTTCGCGGGGACGTCCCTGCGCGGCAACCCGGTGGCCGTGGTCGGGGACGCCGAGGGCCTGTCGGACGCGGAGCTGGCCCGGTTCGCGCGCTGGACGAACCTGTCCGAGACGGTCTTCCTGCTGCCCCCGACCGGACCTGCGGACTACCGGGTGCGGATCTTCACCCCCTCGGGCGAACTTCCCTTCGCCGGGCACCCGACGCTGGGCGCGTGCCACGCCTGGGCCGAGCGGTTTGGTGCGGACAAGCCCGTTGTCACCCAGGAGTGCGAGGCGGGCCTGGTCCGGGTGCGGAGGACCGAGGGCGGTCTGGCCTTCGCCGCTCCCCCGCTGACCCGGTCCGGCCCGGTCGACGCGGACCTGCGCGCGCACCTGGCCGAGGTGCTGGACCTGCCGGTGGTCGACGCCGCGCACGTGGACAACGGCCCCGGCTGGATCGCGGTGCTGGCGCCGGACGCGGGTTCGGTGCTGGGCGCGCGCGTCCCGACCGCGCGGGAGCTGGCGGACGCCCCGGCGCTCGGCCTGGTCGGCCCGCACCCGCCCGGCTCGCCGCACCTGGTGGAGGTGCGGGCGCTGTTCGTGGAGGGCGACCGGGTGACCGAGGACCCGGTGACCGGCAGCCTGAACGCCGGGGTGGCCCGCTGGCTGGTGGACACCGGCCGCGCGCCCGACCGGTACGCCGCGCACCAGGGGACGGTGGTCGGGGCGGACGGGCACGTGCTGGTGGAGCGGGACGCCGACGACGAGCTGTGGATCGGCGGCGCGACGACCACCGTCGTCACCGGCCACGTGGCGCTGGACTAG
- a CDS encoding TetR/AcrR family transcriptional regulator, whose protein sequence is MSTPTGPVRIDVEPVTGEPRLRADAARNRARLLEAAALLVDEHGAANLTMDAVASAACVGKGTVFRRFGDRTGLLLALLDRSEQRLQAAYLAGPPPLGPGAGAAERLHAFGPAVLRHEHGDRDLYLAAETDPDRRYAVPGQRLRQTHLVVLLREAGAGGDLTLHAVTLMGYLEIGLVNHLRTTRGMSQKRLEAGWHDLVGRLLGTIR, encoded by the coding sequence ATGAGCACCCCTACCGGACCGGTGCGCATCGACGTGGAGCCGGTGACCGGAGAGCCACGACTGCGCGCCGACGCCGCGCGCAACCGGGCGCGCCTGCTGGAGGCCGCCGCGCTGCTGGTGGACGAGCACGGCGCGGCCAACCTGACGATGGACGCGGTGGCCAGCGCCGCCTGCGTCGGCAAGGGCACGGTGTTCCGGCGCTTCGGCGACCGCACCGGCCTGCTGCTGGCCCTGCTGGACCGCAGCGAGCAGCGGCTCCAGGCGGCCTACCTGGCCGGACCGCCGCCACTGGGGCCTGGCGCGGGCGCGGCCGAGCGGCTGCACGCCTTCGGGCCCGCCGTGCTGCGGCACGAGCACGGCGACCGGGACCTGTACCTGGCCGCCGAGACCGACCCCGACCGGCGCTACGCGGTGCCCGGTCAGCGGTTGCGGCAGACCCACCTGGTGGTGCTGCTGCGGGAGGCGGGCGCGGGCGGTGACCTGACGCTGCACGCGGTCACGCTGATGGGGTACCTGGAGATCGGGTTGGTGAACCACCTGCGGACCACGCGCGGCATGAGCCAGAAGCGCCTCGAAGCGGGATGGCACGATCTCGTGGGCCGCCTGCTCGGCACGATCAGGTGA
- a CDS encoding NAD(P)H-dependent oxidoreductase: MSARVLAFVGSLRAASHNRQLAETAVKLSPEGLDIDLYEGIADVPFYNEDIDNPENLPAAVAKLREAAASAEAFLLFTPEYNGTMPAVLKNVIDWLSRPYGAGSMTGKPVVVVGTAFGQYGGVWAHDEARKAAGIAGGAVLEDLKLAIPGSVTRFADTHPADDAEVVTLVTDLLDKLSAQLKTSA; this comes from the coding sequence ATGTCTGCACGCGTCCTCGCGTTCGTCGGCAGCCTCCGCGCGGCCTCGCACAACCGCCAGCTCGCCGAGACCGCCGTCAAGCTCTCCCCCGAGGGCCTCGACATCGACCTCTACGAGGGCATCGCCGACGTCCCCTTCTACAACGAGGACATCGACAACCCCGAGAACCTCCCCGCCGCCGTCGCGAAGCTGCGCGAGGCCGCCGCGTCCGCCGAGGCGTTCCTGCTGTTCACCCCCGAGTACAACGGCACCATGCCCGCCGTGCTCAAGAACGTCATCGACTGGCTGTCCCGCCCCTACGGCGCGGGCTCGATGACCGGCAAGCCCGTCGTGGTCGTCGGCACCGCGTTTGGCCAGTACGGCGGCGTGTGGGCGCACGACGAGGCCCGCAAGGCCGCGGGCATCGCCGGTGGCGCCGTGCTGGAGGACCTGAAGCTGGCCATCCCCGGCTCGGTCACCCGCTTCGCCGACACCCACCCGGCCGACGACGCCGAGGTCGTCACCCTGGTCACGGACCTGCTCGACAAGCTGTCCGCGCAGCTCAAGACCTCCGCGTGA